The proteins below come from a single Rhizobium sp. BT04 genomic window:
- a CDS encoding DUF1330 domain-containing protein, with protein sequence MAKGYWIARVDVRDAERYKDYVAAAKPAFEKYGANFLARGGAFTELEGKARARNVVIEFPSMQHAVDCYHSPEYQIAAKIRQEAADAEMVVVEGV encoded by the coding sequence ATGGCCAAGGGATATTGGATCGCCCGCGTCGACGTGCGCGATGCCGAGCGCTACAAGGATTACGTGGCGGCGGCCAAGCCGGCCTTCGAAAAATACGGCGCGAATTTTCTGGCGCGCGGCGGCGCTTTTACCGAACTGGAAGGCAAGGCGCGCGCCCGCAACGTCGTGATCGAATTTCCCTCGATGCAGCATGCGGTCGACTGCTATCATTCGCCGGAATACCAGATCGCCGCGAAAATCCGCCAGGAAGCGGCGGATGCGGAAATGGTCGTCGTCGAAGGCGTCTGA
- a CDS encoding YraN family protein, producing the protein MADSDLTAIRRKALRRGRMSEYVAAVFLMLKGYRILALRHRTRLGEIDIIARKGDLAVFVEVKARHGEAAAVDAVSVSAQKRIRAASDLWLARQADQARLSQRYDIVAIMPGRLPRHFIDAF; encoded by the coding sequence ATGGCCGATAGCGACCTCACCGCCATCAGGAGGAAGGCGCTGCGCCGCGGTCGCATGTCGGAATATGTCGCGGCCGTCTTCCTGATGCTGAAGGGTTACCGCATCCTGGCTCTGCGCCACCGCACCCGGCTCGGCGAGATCGATATCATTGCCCGCAAGGGCGATCTTGCCGTTTTCGTCGAGGTCAAGGCCCGCCATGGCGAGGCAGCGGCTGTCGACGCCGTCTCTGTCTCCGCCCAGAAGCGGATACGGGCGGCAAGCGACCTCTGGCTTGCCCGCCAGGCGGATCAGGCCCGCCTTTCCCAGCGTTATGATATCGTGGCGATCATGCCGGGCCGGCTGCCGCGGCACTTTATTGATGCCTTCTGA
- a CDS encoding septal ring lytic transglycosylase RlpA family protein, which produces MKKIRRSIIAAATIAACSSLLPAESFAGNGCGGASWYALHSKTASGERMNPAVLTAAHRSLAFGTKVKVTNRNNGRTVVVRINDRGPFIRGRVLDLSRAAAQNIGMVSSGTAKVCYQVIS; this is translated from the coding sequence TTGAAGAAAATACGTCGTTCTATTATCGCTGCCGCAACTATTGCAGCCTGCTCTTCCTTGCTTCCGGCGGAGAGTTTTGCTGGAAATGGATGTGGTGGTGCTTCATGGTACGCACTTCACTCCAAAACTGCTTCCGGGGAACGTATGAACCCTGCCGTCTTGACTGCCGCACATCGTTCGCTCGCCTTCGGCACCAAGGTCAAGGTCACCAACCGCAACAATGGCCGCACCGTCGTCGTCCGCATCAACGATCGCGGCCCGTTCATCCGCGGCCGGGTGCTCGACCTGTCGCGGGCTGCCGCGCAGAATATCGGCATGGTGAGCTCCGGCACGGCGAAGGTATGCTACCAGGTGATCAGCTAA
- the pyrF gene encoding orotidine-5'-phosphate decarboxylase: MDARERLIVGLDVPTISEAEKLVSTLGDDILFYKIGYQLAFAGGLEFARDLSASGKKIFLDMKLLDIDNTVASGVENIAKMGMSMLTLHAYPKAMKAAVEAAAGSGLCLLGVTVLTSMDAEDLAEAGYSQDPHSLVLRRAGQARAAGMGGIVCSAAEAAEVREIVGPDMAIVTPGIRPTGSDHGDQKRVMTPFDALKAGATHLVVARPIVRAPDPRDAARAVLNEMVGALWPANR; this comes from the coding sequence ATGGACGCACGCGAGCGGTTGATCGTCGGCCTGGATGTTCCAACGATCAGCGAGGCGGAGAAACTGGTTTCCACGCTCGGCGACGACATCCTCTTCTATAAGATCGGCTACCAGCTGGCCTTTGCCGGCGGGCTCGAATTTGCCCGCGATCTCTCCGCCAGCGGCAAGAAGATCTTTCTCGACATGAAGCTGCTCGACATCGACAACACGGTTGCTTCAGGCGTCGAAAACATCGCCAAGATGGGCATGTCGATGCTGACGCTGCACGCCTATCCCAAGGCGATGAAGGCGGCGGTCGAAGCCGCGGCCGGCTCCGGCCTCTGCCTGCTCGGCGTCACCGTGCTGACCTCGATGGATGCCGAGGACCTTGCCGAGGCCGGCTACAGCCAGGATCCGCACAGCCTGGTGCTGCGCCGGGCCGGACAGGCGCGCGCCGCCGGCATGGGCGGTATCGTCTGTTCGGCGGCGGAAGCGGCCGAGGTGCGCGAGATCGTCGGCCCCGATATGGCGATCGTCACCCCGGGCATTCGCCCGACCGGCAGCGACCACGGCGACCAGAAGCGGGTGATGACACCTTTCGACGCACTGAAGGCTGGCGCCACGCATCTCGTCGTTGCCCGGCCGATCGTCAGAGCGCCCGATCCGAGAGATGCCGCCCGCGCGGTGCTCAACGAAATGGTGGGCGCGCTCTGGCCGGCCAACCGCTGA
- the queG gene encoding tRNA epoxyqueuosine(34) reductase QueG, with protein sequence MPEADDNDKERRRRDNLTAFVRAESAAKGFDLCRITRPDAIPEAKERLGQFIDAGRHGTMDWMVETRDRRGDPRTLWSEVRSVVVFGLNYAPEEDPRGILDKPDKAAISVYARNRDYHDVIKGRLKEIATRFAARAGADVKVFVDTAPVMEKPLAAAAGLGWQGKHTNLVSRTHGSWLFLGTMFTTADLVVDAAEADHCGSCRACLDACPTAAFPAPYQIDARRCISYLTIEHKGPIDADLRVLIGNRIYGCDDCLAACPWNKFASSASEMKLKAREELKEPSIAFLLTLDDAAFRAFFSGSPVKRIGRDRFIRNVLIAAGNSGETALIGQCRKLSGDASPVVRGMAIWALSRLMEADEFSAFAAQRADERDDDVLNEWRLAGVG encoded by the coding sequence ATGCCCGAAGCTGATGACAATGACAAAGAGCGCCGCCGCCGCGACAATTTGACCGCGTTCGTGCGGGCAGAATCTGCCGCCAAGGGCTTCGATCTCTGCCGCATCACCCGTCCGGATGCGATCCCTGAAGCGAAAGAGCGTCTCGGCCAGTTCATCGATGCCGGGCGCCATGGGACGATGGACTGGATGGTGGAGACGCGCGACCGGCGCGGCGATCCGCGCACACTGTGGAGCGAGGTGCGCTCCGTCGTCGTCTTCGGCCTCAACTACGCCCCGGAGGAAGATCCACGCGGCATTCTCGACAAGCCCGATAAGGCCGCGATCTCGGTCTATGCCCGCAACCGCGATTACCACGACGTGATCAAGGGCCGGCTGAAGGAGATCGCCACGCGCTTTGCGGCACGGGCCGGCGCAGATGTGAAAGTGTTCGTCGATACCGCGCCTGTGATGGAAAAGCCCCTGGCGGCGGCGGCCGGCTTGGGCTGGCAGGGCAAACACACCAATCTCGTCAGCCGCACCCACGGTTCGTGGCTGTTTCTCGGCACGATGTTCACCACCGCCGATCTCGTGGTCGACGCAGCTGAGGCCGATCATTGCGGCTCCTGCCGCGCCTGCCTCGATGCCTGCCCGACGGCCGCCTTTCCGGCGCCTTACCAGATCGATGCGCGGCGCTGCATTTCCTATCTCACCATCGAGCACAAGGGGCCGATCGATGCCGATCTGCGCGTGCTGATCGGCAACCGCATCTATGGCTGCGACGACTGCCTTGCCGCCTGTCCGTGGAACAAGTTTGCAAGCTCCGCTTCCGAGATGAAACTTAAGGCGCGGGAAGAGCTGAAGGAACCGTCGATCGCCTTTCTGCTGACGCTCGACGATGCCGCTTTCCGCGCCTTCTTCAGCGGCTCGCCGGTGAAACGGATCGGCCGCGACCGCTTTATCCGCAACGTGCTGATCGCCGCCGGCAATTCCGGCGAGACGGCGCTCATCGGGCAATGTCGCAAGCTTTCGGGCGATGCCTCGCCTGTCGTCCGCGGCATGGCGATATGGGCGCTTTCGCGGCTGATGGAGGCTGACGAATTTTCAGCCTTTGCCGCACAAAGGGCTGATGAGCGCGATGACGACGTGCTGAACGAATGGCGGCTGGCAGGAGTGGGCTGA
- a CDS encoding SDR family oxidoreductase: protein MHVMIFGCGYSGTAIAKAFAGENMRVSGTTRSPDKMDVLRQNGIDAFLFDGETMEEGLRRALADVTHLVQSIAPGKADPLLRLLGEDGASLLPRLEWIGYLSTVGVYGDHQGAWIDEETPCVPVSGRSKERLEAEAGWLAMGETCSVPAAVLRLSGIYGPGRNAFCNLERGTARRLIKKNQVFNRIRVEDIGAATRFLSEHGLSGIYNVTDDRPGPPQEVIVEAARLMGVEPPPEQAFETAELTPMARSFYGENKRVSNAKLKAAGFEFSFPDYPMSLAQLWRDGRWRG from the coding sequence ATGCATGTGATGATCTTTGGCTGCGGCTATTCCGGCACGGCAATCGCCAAGGCCTTCGCCGGTGAGAACATGCGCGTTTCCGGCACCACGCGTTCGCCTGATAAGATGGACGTGCTCCGCCAGAACGGCATCGACGCATTCCTTTTCGACGGCGAGACCATGGAAGAGGGGCTGCGCCGGGCTTTGGCTGATGTTACCCATCTCGTGCAGTCGATCGCGCCTGGGAAGGCCGATCCGCTGCTGCGGCTGCTCGGCGAAGATGGCGCAAGCCTGCTGCCGAGGCTCGAATGGATCGGTTATCTCTCCACCGTCGGCGTCTATGGCGATCACCAGGGTGCCTGGATCGATGAGGAAACGCCGTGTGTGCCGGTGTCCGGGCGCTCGAAGGAGCGGCTCGAGGCGGAAGCGGGCTGGCTGGCTATGGGTGAGACGTGCTCTGTGCCGGCGGCGGTGCTCCGCCTTTCCGGCATTTACGGGCCGGGGCGCAATGCCTTCTGCAATCTGGAAAGAGGCACGGCGCGGCGCCTGATCAAGAAGAACCAGGTGTTCAACCGCATCCGCGTCGAGGATATCGGCGCGGCGACCCGCTTCCTGTCGGAGCATGGCCTTAGCGGCATCTATAATGTCACCGACGACCGGCCGGGCCCGCCGCAGGAGGTGATCGTCGAGGCAGCCCGGCTGATGGGCGTCGAACCGCCACCGGAGCAGGCGTTCGAGACCGCCGAGCTGACGCCGATGGCGCGCTCCTTCTACGGTGAGAACAAGCGGGTTTCGAATGCGAAACTCAAGGCGGCCGGCTTCGAATTCTCCTTCCCCGACTATCCCATGTCGCTAGCGCAATTGTGGCGGGACGGACGCTGGCGCGGTTAG
- the pmtA gene encoding phospholipid N-methyltransferase PmtA yields the protein MRLKVKVKERLGKKFDDEIRFFRGMMQGPKTVGSIVPTSSITAKRMASVIDINSELPVLELGPGTGAITKAILGRGVRPENLVAIEYSTDFHQHLLRTYPGVHFINGDAFDLKTTLGDYGDRTFDCVISCIPLLNFPMAMRVSLLESLLDRLPPGRPVVQISYGAISPIAANADRYSIHHFDFVVRNIPPAQLWIYRRG from the coding sequence ATGCGCTTAAAGGTCAAGGTGAAGGAACGGCTGGGCAAGAAGTTCGACGACGAGATTCGCTTCTTCCGGGGCATGATGCAGGGTCCGAAGACGGTCGGCTCGATCGTGCCGACCTCCTCGATCACCGCCAAGCGCATGGCAAGCGTCATCGACATCAATTCCGAGCTGCCGGTGCTCGAACTGGGACCAGGCACCGGCGCCATCACCAAGGCCATTCTCGGCCGCGGGGTGAGGCCGGAAAATCTGGTCGCGATCGAATATTCGACGGATTTCCATCAACATCTGCTGCGGACCTATCCCGGCGTACACTTCATCAACGGCGACGCCTTCGATCTCAAGACCACGCTCGGCGACTACGGCGACCGGACGTTCGATTGCGTCATCTCCTGCATTCCGCTGCTGAACTTCCCGATGGCAATGCGGGTCTCGCTGCTCGAAAGCCTGCTCGACCGCCTGCCTCCGGGACGGCCGGTGGTGCAGATTTCCTACGGCGCGATCTCGCCGATCGCCGCCAACGCCGATCGTTACAGCATTCATCATTTTGATTTCGTCGTCCGCAATATTCCTCCAGCCCAACTCTGGATCTATCGGCGAGGATAA
- the dnaN gene encoding DNA polymerase III subunit beta — protein sequence MRITIERSNLLKSLNHVHRVVERRNTIPILSNVLLKADGQNLDMKATDLDLEITEATPASVEQPGATTVPAHLLYDIVRKLSDGSEVLLATSTDGGSMTVQSGRSKFSLQCLPESDFPDLTAGTFTHSFKLKATDLKMLIDRTQFAISTEETRYYLNGIFFHTIESKGELKLRAVATDGHRLARADVDAPSGSEGMPGIIIPRKTVGELQKLVDNPEAVVTVEVSDAKIRLTIGSIVMTSKLIDGTFPDYQRVIPTGNDKEMRVDCTSFAQAVDRVSTISSERGRAVKLALSEGQLMLTVNNPDSGSATEEVAVGYDTDAMEIGFNAKYLLDITAQLSGEEAIFLLADAGSPTLIRDTAGDDALYVLMPMRV from the coding sequence ATGCGTATTACTATTGAGCGGTCAAACCTGTTGAAATCGCTGAACCACGTCCACCGCGTGGTCGAACGTCGCAACACGATCCCGATCCTGTCCAACGTATTGCTCAAGGCCGACGGCCAGAACCTCGACATGAAGGCGACCGACCTCGACCTCGAAATCACCGAGGCGACGCCTGCCAGCGTCGAGCAGCCCGGCGCCACCACCGTTCCCGCCCACCTTCTCTACGATATCGTCCGCAAACTTTCCGACGGCTCGGAAGTGCTGCTGGCCACCAGCACCGACGGCGGCTCGATGACCGTGCAGTCCGGCCGATCGAAATTCTCGCTGCAGTGCCTGCCGGAATCCGACTTCCCGGATCTGACCGCCGGCACCTTCACCCATAGCTTCAAGCTGAAGGCGACCGATCTGAAGATGCTGATCGACCGCACCCAGTTTGCGATCTCGACGGAAGAGACGCGTTACTATCTGAACGGCATCTTCTTCCACACGATCGAGAGCAAGGGCGAGCTGAAGCTCAGGGCGGTCGCCACCGACGGCCACCGGCTGGCGCGCGCCGATGTCGACGCGCCCTCGGGTTCGGAAGGCATGCCCGGCATCATCATTCCGCGCAAGACGGTCGGCGAGCTGCAGAAGCTGGTCGACAATCCCGAGGCTGTCGTGACCGTCGAGGTCTCCGACGCCAAGATCCGCCTGACGATCGGCTCGATCGTCATGACCTCGAAACTGATCGACGGCACCTTCCCGGACTACCAACGCGTCATCCCCACAGGCAACGACAAGGAAATGCGCGTCGACTGCACGAGCTTCGCCCAGGCCGTCGACCGTGTCTCCACAATTTCCTCGGAACGCGGCCGCGCCGTGAAGCTGGCGCTGTCCGAGGGGCAGCTGATGCTGACCGTCAACAATCCCGATTCCGGCAGCGCGACCGAGGAAGTCGCCGTCGGCTACGACACGGACGCGATGGAAATCGGCTTCAACGCCAAATATCTGCTCGACATCACCGCCCAGCTTTCCGGCGAGGAAGCGATCTTCCTGCTGGCCGATGCCGGCTCGCCGACACTGATCCGCGACACGGCGGGCGACGACGCGCTCTACGTGCTGATGCCGATGCGCGTCTGA
- a CDS encoding undecaprenyl-diphosphate phosphatase — translation MDYINAAILGVIEGITEFLPISSTGHLIIAEQWLGHRSDMFNIVIQAGAILAVTIIYWRRLLDLVLGWRDPANRDYAAKLIVAFLITSILGLVVKKLGFELPETATPIAWALIIGGIWMIFAEWAAARKAPHKEITWLVAILVGIAQIVAGIFPGTSRSGATIFVAMLAGTGNRAAATEFAFLVGIPTMYAASGYELLKTFKDGGAANEDWTALGIAFVVSTIVAFVAVKWLLAYIRSNRFTLFATYRIILGVLLLGMAATGVIA, via the coding sequence ATGGATTATATAAATGCTGCAATTCTCGGTGTCATAGAGGGGATCACCGAATTTCTGCCGATCTCGAGCACCGGCCACCTGATCATTGCCGAGCAATGGCTCGGACACCGGTCTGATATGTTCAACATCGTCATTCAGGCCGGCGCCATCCTCGCCGTCACCATCATCTACTGGCGTCGTCTGCTGGATCTGGTGCTCGGCTGGCGCGATCCGGCCAACCGCGATTATGCCGCCAAGCTGATCGTCGCCTTTCTCATCACCTCAATCCTCGGCCTCGTCGTCAAGAAGCTCGGTTTTGAATTGCCGGAGACGGCGACGCCGATCGCCTGGGCGCTGATCATCGGCGGTATCTGGATGATCTTTGCCGAATGGGCTGCGGCGCGTAAGGCCCCCCATAAGGAGATCACCTGGCTCGTCGCCATTCTGGTTGGCATCGCCCAGATCGTTGCCGGCATCTTCCCGGGAACGTCGCGCTCGGGCGCCACGATCTTCGTCGCCATGCTCGCCGGCACCGGCAACCGCGCCGCCGCGACCGAATTCGCCTTTCTCGTCGGCATTCCCACAATGTATGCCGCAAGCGGCTATGAATTGCTGAAGACCTTCAAGGATGGCGGCGCGGCAAACGAGGATTGGACTGCGCTCGGCATCGCCTTCGTCGTGTCGACGATCGTCGCTTTCGTCGCCGTCAAATGGCTGCTCGCCTATATCAGAAGCAACCGGTTCACGCTGTTTGCCACCTACCGCATCATTCTCGGCGTCTTGCTGCTCGGCATGGCCGCGACCGGCGTGATCGCCTGA
- a CDS encoding DUF72 domain-containing protein has product MMKKTGTVRIGISGWTYAPWRGQFYPKDLPQKQELSYAARHFPSIEINGTFYSLQRSESFGRWRDETPDDFVFAVKGPRFITHMLRLRDIETALANFLASGLLRLGPKLGPILWQFPPNMAFDADLFENFLALLPQDRDAATALAKRHDGHVKGRAWLRSDGDQPIRHALEIRHDSFRSPGFIEMLRRHKVALVCADTVEWPLLMDITADFIYCRLHGSEQLYVSGYEDEALDLWADRIRSWATGGEPENAPRVLAPLNAPAKGRDVYLYFDNTDKKLRAPVDADHLSERLADLMPRSHRKAA; this is encoded by the coding sequence TTGATGAAGAAGACTGGAACGGTTCGCATCGGCATATCCGGCTGGACCTATGCCCCCTGGCGCGGCCAATTCTACCCGAAGGACCTGCCGCAGAAGCAGGAGCTTTCCTACGCCGCCCGGCACTTCCCATCGATCGAGATCAACGGCACATTCTATAGCCTGCAGCGGTCCGAAAGCTTCGGCCGCTGGCGCGATGAAACGCCCGACGATTTCGTCTTTGCGGTCAAGGGCCCGCGCTTCATCACCCATATGCTGCGGCTGCGCGATATCGAGACGGCGCTTGCCAATTTCCTCGCCTCCGGCCTGTTGCGGCTTGGCCCCAAGCTCGGGCCGATCCTCTGGCAATTTCCGCCGAACATGGCCTTCGATGCCGATCTTTTCGAAAACTTCCTGGCGCTGCTGCCGCAGGACCGCGATGCGGCGACAGCGCTTGCCAAGCGGCATGACGGGCATGTCAAGGGACGCGCCTGGCTTCGAAGCGATGGCGACCAGCCGATCCGCCATGCGTTGGAAATCCGCCACGACAGCTTCCGTTCTCCCGGCTTCATCGAGATGCTCCGGCGCCACAAGGTGGCCCTCGTCTGCGCCGATACGGTGGAGTGGCCGCTGTTGATGGATATCACCGCCGATTTCATCTATTGCCGCCTGCATGGCTCCGAGCAGCTTTATGTCAGCGGCTACGAGGATGAGGCCCTCGACCTCTGGGCGGACCGGATCCGCTCCTGGGCAACCGGCGGAGAGCCGGAGAACGCGCCGCGGGTGCTGGCGCCGCTCAACGCGCCAGCCAAGGGCCGCGACGTCTATCTTTATTTCGACAACACCGACAAGAAACTGCGCGCCCCTGTCGACGCCGATCACTTAAGCGAAAGGCTTGCCGATCTCATGCCGCGTTCGCACCGGAAAGCCGCATGA
- a CDS encoding glutathione S-transferase family protein gives MPTLYHHPMSSASRFVRLILAEYGYQADLIEEQTWEKRRDFLALNPAGTLPVYVDDSMRALCGATVISEYLDETHGVLKRDRRLLAEDPFQRAEIRRLAEWFMQKMENDVTKPLARERVYKLQMTADQGGGAPDSKILRTARANIRQHMRYLTWLAGSRQWLAGERMSYADLAAAASISILDYLGEIEWADAPVVKDWYQRLKSRPSFRPMLTERVRGLTPVSHYADLDF, from the coding sequence ATGCCCACGCTTTATCATCATCCCATGTCATCCGCATCTCGCTTCGTCCGGCTGATCCTGGCGGAATACGGCTATCAGGCGGATCTGATCGAGGAGCAGACATGGGAAAAGCGCCGGGATTTCCTGGCGCTCAATCCGGCCGGCACATTGCCGGTTTATGTCGACGACAGCATGCGGGCGCTCTGCGGCGCCACCGTCATTTCCGAATATCTGGACGAGACGCACGGCGTGTTGAAACGCGACCGGCGGCTGCTCGCCGAAGACCCTTTCCAGCGGGCGGAAATCCGCCGGCTGGCCGAGTGGTTCATGCAGAAGATGGAAAACGACGTGACCAAGCCGCTCGCCCGTGAGCGTGTCTACAAGTTGCAGATGACCGCCGATCAGGGCGGCGGAGCGCCGGATTCGAAGATTTTGCGCACGGCCCGCGCGAATATCCGCCAGCATATGCGTTACCTCACCTGGCTGGCCGGCTCGCGCCAGTGGCTTGCGGGCGAGCGGATGAGCTATGCCGATCTTGCCGCCGCCGCCTCGATCTCGATCCTCGACTATCTCGGCGAGATCGAATGGGCGGACGCGCCGGTCGTCAAGGACTGGTACCAGCGGCTGAAGTCGCGGCCATCCTTCCGGCCGATGTTGACCGAGCGCGTGCGCGGCCTGACGCCGGTTTCGCATTATGCCGATCTGGATTTCTGA
- a CDS encoding complex I NDUFA9 subunit family protein, with product MTLANLPPLVTVFGGSGFVGRHVVRALAKRGYNIRVAVRRPDLAGFLQPLGNVGQISFVQANLRYRNSIDRAVDGASHVVNCVGILHETGRNTFDAVQEFGARAVAEAARNAGATLTHISAIGADAKSTSDYGRTKGRAETAILTIKPDAVIFRPSIVFGPEDSFFNKFADMARMSPILPLIGGGKTKFQPVYVEDIAEAVARAVDGKVAGGKVYELGGPEVLSFRECLEMMLKVTSRKNPLVSLPFGVASLIGSIASLVPFITPPITPDQVRMLKRDNIVSAEAEAEGRTLKGVGITPTMPASVLGSYLVQYRPHGQYTGTGKAA from the coding sequence ATGACCCTTGCCAACCTGCCGCCACTCGTCACCGTGTTCGGAGGGTCCGGCTTCGTCGGCAGGCACGTGGTTCGGGCGCTGGCCAAACGCGGCTACAACATCCGGGTCGCGGTGCGCCGTCCCGATCTCGCCGGCTTCCTGCAGCCGCTCGGCAATGTCGGCCAGATCTCCTTCGTGCAGGCGAACCTGCGCTATCGCAACTCGATCGACCGCGCCGTCGACGGTGCAAGCCATGTCGTCAACTGCGTCGGCATTCTGCACGAGACCGGCCGCAACACCTTCGACGCCGTACAGGAATTCGGCGCCCGCGCAGTCGCCGAAGCGGCGCGCAACGCCGGCGCAACGCTCACCCATATTTCAGCGATCGGCGCCGACGCCAAATCGACTTCGGACTATGGCCGCACCAAGGGCCGTGCCGAAACCGCCATCCTCACCATCAAGCCCGATGCGGTGATTTTCCGTCCGTCGATCGTCTTCGGGCCGGAGGACAGCTTCTTCAACAAGTTTGCCGACATGGCCCGCATGTCGCCGATCCTGCCGCTGATCGGCGGCGGCAAGACGAAATTCCAGCCCGTCTATGTCGAGGATATCGCCGAGGCCGTCGCCCGCGCCGTCGACGGCAAGGTCGCCGGTGGCAAGGTCTATGAGCTTGGCGGCCCTGAGGTGCTGAGCTTCCGCGAATGTCTCGAGATGATGCTGAAGGTTACCAGCCGCAAGAACCCGCTGGTCTCCCTGCCCTTCGGCGTCGCTTCGCTGATCGGCAGCATCGCCTCGCTGGTCCCCTTCATCACGCCGCCGATCACGCCGGATCAGGTGCGCATGCTGAAGCGCGACAACATCGTCTCGGCAGAAGCCGAAGCGGAAGGCCGCACGCTGAAGGGCGTCGGTATCACGCCGACCATGCCGGCATCGGTGCTCGGCTCCTATCTCGTGCAGTATCGTCCGCACGGCCAGTACACCGGCACCGGCAAGGCCGCCTGA
- the rsmI gene encoding 16S rRNA (cytidine(1402)-2'-O)-methyltransferase — MNEETTAEAATRRSFRLHNATVPARPLEAALYLVATPIGNLGDITLRALETLAGADVLACEDTRVTRVLLDRYGIQNRPFSYHEHNADEAGPRLLQALEAGRSVALVSDAGTPLVSDPGYRLAQQAIAAGYRVIPIPGASAPLAALVGSGLPNDAFLFAGFLPVKDKARRDRLGELAAAPATLIFFESPHRIGATLLAAADVLGATRPASVCRELTKTYEEFRRGTLADLAAHYQQVENVKGEIVLVIGPPEPVETDEADVEAVLADLSKSMPTAKAATEAARLTGLPRKVLYQRLLELKGADGR; from the coding sequence ATGAATGAGGAAACGACAGCGGAAGCAGCCACCCGGCGAAGCTTCCGCCTGCACAATGCAACGGTGCCGGCCCGGCCGCTGGAGGCGGCGCTCTATCTCGTCGCCACCCCGATCGGCAATCTCGGCGACATCACGCTGCGCGCGCTGGAAACGCTGGCCGGCGCCGATGTGCTCGCCTGCGAGGATACGCGCGTCACCCGCGTGCTGCTCGACCGCTACGGCATCCAGAACCGCCCCTTTTCCTATCACGAGCACAATGCCGACGAGGCCGGCCCCCGACTGCTGCAGGCGCTCGAAGCCGGCCGGTCGGTGGCGCTGGTCTCCGATGCCGGCACGCCGCTGGTTTCCGATCCCGGTTATCGGCTGGCGCAACAGGCGATTGCGGCGGGTTACCGCGTCATTCCCATTCCCGGCGCTTCGGCGCCGCTTGCAGCCCTTGTCGGCTCCGGCCTGCCGAATGACGCCTTCCTCTTCGCCGGTTTCCTGCCGGTCAAGGACAAGGCCCGCCGCGACCGTCTCGGTGAATTGGCCGCAGCCCCGGCGACGCTGATCTTCTTTGAATCGCCGCATCGCATCGGCGCGACGCTTCTCGCCGCCGCCGATGTGCTCGGAGCCACGCGCCCGGCCTCCGTCTGCCGCGAGCTGACCAAGACCTATGAGGAGTTCCGCCGCGGCACCCTTGCCGACCTCGCCGCGCATTATCAGCAGGTGGAAAACGTCAAGGGCGAGATCGTCCTCGTCATCGGCCCGCCGGAGCCGGTGGAGACGGATGAGGCCGATGTCGAAGCCGTGCTGGCGGATCTCTCGAAATCAATGCCGACGGCCAAGGCGGCGACGGAAGCCGCTCGCCTCACCGGCCTGCCGCGCAAGGTGCTCTATCAACGCCTGCTGGAATTGAAGGGCGCCGATGGCCGATAG
- a CDS encoding histidine phosphatase family protein, translated as MFGLYITHPQVKIDPEVPVPKWGLSDIGAERARKAASSNWAKRLTRIISSDETKAIETAEILAEAAGVTIEIVHGTHENDRSATGFLPPDKFEEAANWFFAHPQESFRGWERAADAQARIVEAVNTVLATHDAAAPIAFVGHGGVGTLLKCHLAGRPIGRDRDQPGGGGNLYAFGLADRRLSCDWTPIEDWRG; from the coding sequence ATGTTCGGACTTTATATCACCCACCCCCAGGTCAAAATCGACCCGGAGGTTCCCGTTCCCAAGTGGGGTCTCTCCGACATCGGCGCCGAGCGTGCCCGCAAGGCTGCGTCGAGCAATTGGGCGAAACGGCTGACCCGCATCATCTCCAGCGACGAGACGAAAGCGATCGAAACGGCGGAAATCCTCGCCGAAGCTGCGGGCGTGACAATCGAGATCGTGCATGGCACGCATGAGAACGATCGCTCTGCCACGGGTTTCCTGCCGCCGGACAAGTTCGAAGAGGCAGCCAACTGGTTCTTCGCTCACCCGCAGGAGAGCTTCAGGGGCTGGGAGCGGGCCGCCGATGCGCAGGCCCGCATCGTCGAGGCCGTCAACACCGTTCTGGCCACGCATGATGCGGCAGCACCGATCGCCTTTGTCGGCCATGGCGGCGTCGGCACGCTGCTCAAATGCCATCTGGCGGGCAGGCCGATCGGCCGCGACCGCGATCAGCCGGGCGGCGGCGGCAATCTCTATGCTTTCGGCCTTGCGGATCGCCGCTTATCATGCGACTGGACGCCCATCGAAGACTGGCGGGGGTGA